A region of Poecile atricapillus isolate bPoeAtr1 chromosome 24, bPoeAtr1.hap1, whole genome shotgun sequence DNA encodes the following proteins:
- the C24H1orf216 gene encoding UPF0500 protein C1orf216 homolog isoform X1 has translation MIRPVTLKRRDTGKMFAVCPANAPFRQGQGGPALGTAIPGAGHGQDSNSNFVGEVCDSNENWSQPAPGSPPEEGSSRSENTTNPSDNLLLLMQRQMVQGQLRDTAPGLGDMHPEQGVRSSPEGAEVSGAGGQNTAEEVAGGCVKPLSSPAEDNGYASSSLSIDSPESTCSTNWNPPASAPQARNPPRAGLAEPELGMLFPVLAEAVQHLQDKERFKEQEKEKHHIQLVMYRRLALLRWIHGLQQKVVDQQNRLQESFDTILDNRKELIRYMQQGPACLAAAATPSP, from the exons ATGATACGTCCAGTAACTTTAAAGAG GAGGGACACCGGCAAAATGTTTGCTGTCTGCCCAGCAAACGCTCCATTCCGGCAGGGCCAGGGGGGCCCAGCGCTGGGCACAGCCATCCCAGGGGCAGGACATGGACAAGACTCCAACTCCAACTTCGTGGGAGAGGTGTGTGACAGCAACGAGAACTGGAGCCAGCCAGCGCCGGGGTCCCCGCCAGAGGAGGGCTCCAGCCGGAGCGAAAACACCACAAATCCGTCTGATAATCTGCTGTTATTAATGCAGAGACAGATGGTCCAGGGCCAGCTTAGGGACACTGCCCCAGGCCTGGGCGACATGCACCCTGAGCAGGGGGTGCGCAGCTCCCCGGAAGGAGCAGAGGTCAGCGGGGCAGGGGGACAAAACACTGCCGAGGAGGTGGCCGGGGGATGTGTCAAGCCCCTGAGCTCCCCTGCAGAGGACAACGGCTACgccagcagctccctcagcatCGACAGCCCTGAGAGCACCTGCAGCACCAACTGGAACCCTCCCGCCTCTGCCCCTCAAGCCAGGAATCCCCctagggcagggctggctgagccTGAGCTGGGGATGCTCTTCCCGGTGCTGGCAGAGGCTGTGCAGCACCTCCAGGACAAGGAGCGCTTcaaggagcaggagaaggagaagcaccACATCCAGCTGGTGATGTACCGGCGCCTGGCCTTGCTGCGCTGGATCCACGGCCTGCAGCAGAAAGTTGTGGACCAGCAGAACCGGTTGCAGGAAAGTTTTGACACCATTCTGGATAACCGCAAGGAGCTCATCCGCTACATGCAGCAGGGCCCAGCCTGCCTTGCTGCTGCGGCCACCCCTAGCCCCTGA
- the C24H1orf216 gene encoding UPF0500 protein C1orf216 homolog isoform X2, with the protein MFAVCPANAPFRQGQGGPALGTAIPGAGHGQDSNSNFVGEVCDSNENWSQPAPGSPPEEGSSRSENTTNPSDNLLLLMQRQMVQGQLRDTAPGLGDMHPEQGVRSSPEGAEVSGAGGQNTAEEVAGGCVKPLSSPAEDNGYASSSLSIDSPESTCSTNWNPPASAPQARNPPRAGLAEPELGMLFPVLAEAVQHLQDKERFKEQEKEKHHIQLVMYRRLALLRWIHGLQQKVVDQQNRLQESFDTILDNRKELIRYMQQGPACLAAAATPSP; encoded by the coding sequence ATGTTTGCTGTCTGCCCAGCAAACGCTCCATTCCGGCAGGGCCAGGGGGGCCCAGCGCTGGGCACAGCCATCCCAGGGGCAGGACATGGACAAGACTCCAACTCCAACTTCGTGGGAGAGGTGTGTGACAGCAACGAGAACTGGAGCCAGCCAGCGCCGGGGTCCCCGCCAGAGGAGGGCTCCAGCCGGAGCGAAAACACCACAAATCCGTCTGATAATCTGCTGTTATTAATGCAGAGACAGATGGTCCAGGGCCAGCTTAGGGACACTGCCCCAGGCCTGGGCGACATGCACCCTGAGCAGGGGGTGCGCAGCTCCCCGGAAGGAGCAGAGGTCAGCGGGGCAGGGGGACAAAACACTGCCGAGGAGGTGGCCGGGGGATGTGTCAAGCCCCTGAGCTCCCCTGCAGAGGACAACGGCTACgccagcagctccctcagcatCGACAGCCCTGAGAGCACCTGCAGCACCAACTGGAACCCTCCCGCCTCTGCCCCTCAAGCCAGGAATCCCCctagggcagggctggctgagccTGAGCTGGGGATGCTCTTCCCGGTGCTGGCAGAGGCTGTGCAGCACCTCCAGGACAAGGAGCGCTTcaaggagcaggagaaggagaagcaccACATCCAGCTGGTGATGTACCGGCGCCTGGCCTTGCTGCGCTGGATCCACGGCCTGCAGCAGAAAGTTGTGGACCAGCAGAACCGGTTGCAGGAAAGTTTTGACACCATTCTGGATAACCGCAAGGAGCTCATCCGCTACATGCAGCAGGGCCCAGCCTGCCTTGCTGCTGCGGCCACCCCTAGCCCCTGA